One window of the Colletotrichum destructivum chromosome 4, complete sequence genome contains the following:
- a CDS encoding Putative rmlC-like jelly roll protein, with the protein MPKPSNRRTVWISPPCQTGARIRLPSILDDLVVPGIFDIDCNASLCVPQAPDFWLRPLLPGDFHTLEKSEHVKDMVAMFHVTGILIYADSDGVSVYGEDVFSRLDEARRHYEAI; encoded by the coding sequence ATGCCAAAACCCTCGAATCGTAGAACCGTTTGGATCAGCCCACCGTGCCAAACCGGGGCACGCATCCGTCTTCCCTCTATCCTCgacgatctcgtcgtccctgGTATCTTCGACATCGACTGCAACGCATCTCTCTGCGTGCCGCAAGCGCCCGACTTCTGGTTACGCCCGCTACTTCCGGGTGACTTCCACACGCTCGAAAAATCGGAACACGTAAAGGATATGGTGGCCATGTTCCATGTTACTGGCATACTCATCTACGCCGACTCGGATGGAGTCTCTGTATACGGCGAAGACGTCTTCAGCAGGCTCGACGAGGCTAGGAGGCACTATGAGGCGATTTGA
- a CDS encoding Putative short-chain dehydrogenase/reductase SDR, NAD(P)-binding domain superfamily, whose product MSDKAQQRLQALGKQLDAPPPVKIAGPSAAPRVPGKVVIITGANSLMGIGRASAHQFAENGARAIYICDYADDNLESHKKELNKLYPKVEIHTRRFDAADESAVKEVVSHAVTTYGRLDVFFANAGITGPHNPFTDITEEDFMQNMRTNVLSVFLAAKHSAPAMAKTSADKKTAGGSIILTASVAGIRSNAGTTPYSAAKAAVISVAQTCAYQAAGTNVRVNAICPGLIETGMTSLMYDTARARGTQSKIGQINPMKRGGHADEIARVALFLGSDESSYVNGQAWAVDGGLSAGHPYVVGKLA is encoded by the exons ATGTCAGACAAGGCGCAGCAAAGACTCCAGGCTTTGGGCAAGCAGCTCGATGCACCCCCGCCCGTCAAGATCGCCGGCCCTTCGGCGGCACCCCGAGTCCCTGGCAAGGTCGTCATCATCACAG GCGCAAACTCCCTGATGGGCATCGGTCGGGCGTCGGCCCACCAATTCGCCGAGAACGGCGCCCGGGCAATCTACATCTGTGActacgccgacgacaacctcgagTCCCACAAGAAGGAGCTCAACAAGCTGTATCCCAAGGTCGAGATCCACACCCGCAGgttcgacgccgccgacgagagTGCCGTCAAGGAGGTAGTTTCCCACGCCGTCACCACATACGGCAGGCTGGACGTCTTTttcgccaacgccggcatcacCGGGCCTCACAACCCCTTTACCGATATTACTGAGGAGGACTTTATGCAGAACATGAGGACCAACGTCTTGAG cgtcttcctcgccgccaaacACTCGGCCCCCGCTATGGCCAAGACGTCGGCCGACAAGAAGACtgccggcggcagcatcatcCTCACCGCTTCCGTGGCCGGCATCCGCTCCAACGCCGGCACGACCCCTTACtcggccgccaaggccgccgtcatctcggTCGCGCAGACGTGCGCCTAccaggccgccggcaccaacgTGCGCGTCAACGCCATCTGCCCGGGGCTCATCGAAACGGGCATGACGTCGCTCATGTACGACACggcccgcgcccgcggcACCCAGAGCAAGATTGGCCAGATCAACCCGATGAAGCGCGGCGGCCAcgccgacgagatcgccCGCGTGGCGCTGTTCCTCGGCAGCGACGAGAGCAGCTACGTCAACGGCCAGGCATGggcggtcgacggcggcttgAGCGCGGGTCACCCGTATGTGGTTGGCAAGCTTGCGTGA
- a CDS encoding Putative intradiol ring-cleavage dioxygenase: MALRSALAVAMALSPLMGSVAAHGNHSPEEIVAELALRDLVTTHGRRALDACASSPAALALKQRALERRAATAQRLREKRGLGGQKMHQKRTQADLEAWAAIDHESAENYTLDTAIEEIFGSNATCALVPETTIGPYYVEGELIRTDLTDGQAGVPVHVDIQFVDVASCAAVPEQIIDIWACNATGIYSGVSAQGQGGLNTTHGRGVQQTDADGVVQFDTIFPGHYTGRATHFHIMSTDGAEILPNGTFEGGTARNIGQLFFDQSLISEVETLAPYTSNAQVLTTNLEDSIAASEATAEYDPFLKYVRLGDDLNDGLLMWITIGIDTTADYNDQVRAAAHWHEGGGVDQSSGGGGGPPGGPGGPRPSSARPTATPSVAAAARNRAF, translated from the coding sequence ATGGCGCTCCGCTCTGCTCtcgccgtggccatggccctctcccccctcatGGGCAGCGTCGCCGCTCACGGCAACCACTCCCCTGAGGAGATCGTCGCTGAGCTCGCCCTCCGCGACCTGGTGACCACCCACGGCCGCCGTGCCCTCGACGCCTGCGCCAGCTCCCCGGCCGCCCTGGCCCTCAAGCAGCGCGCCCTCgagcgccgcgccgccaccgcccagCGGCTGCGCGAGAagcgcggcctcggcggccagaaGATGCACCAGAAGCGCACCcaggccgacctcgaggcctGGGCCGCCATCGACCACGAGTCCGCCGAGAACTACACCCTCGACACGGCCATCGAGGAGATCTTCGGCTCCAACGCCACCTgcgccctcgtccccgagACCACCATCGGGCCCTACtacgtcgagggcgagctcATCCGCACCGACCTCACCgacggccaggccggcgtccCCGTCCACGTCGACATCCAGTTCGTCGACGTGGCGTCGTGCGCCGCCGTGCCAGAGCAGATCATCGACATCTGGGCCTGCAACGCCACGGGCATCTACTCGGGCGTCTCGGCTCAGGGCCAGGGCGGCCTCAACACGACCCACGGCCGTGGCGTGCAGcagaccgacgccgacggcgtcgtgcaGTTCGACACCATCTTCCCGGGCCACTACACCGGCCGCGCCACCCACTTCCACATCATGTccaccgacggcgccgagatccTCCCTAACGGCACCTTCGAGGGCGGCACCGCCCGCAACATTGGccagctcttcttcgaccaGAGCCTCATCTCCGAGGTCGAGACCCTGGCCCCCTACACCTCCAACGCCCAGGTCCTCACCACCAACCTCGAGGACAGCATCGCCGCCAGCGAGGCCACGGCCGAGTACGACCCCTTCCTCAAGTACGTCAggctcggcgacgacctcAACGACGGCCTGCTCATGTGGATCaccatcggcatcgacaccACGGCCGACTACAACGACCAGGTCAGGGCCGCCGCTCACTggcacgagggcggcggtgtcgaCCAGAGcagcggtggtggtggtggtcccCCCGGTGGCCCCGGTGGTCCCCGTCCCAGCTCTGCTAGGCCCACCGCTACGCCGTCcgttgccgctgctgccagAAACAGGGCGTTCTAA